In a genomic window of Sarcophilus harrisii chromosome 4, mSarHar1.11, whole genome shotgun sequence:
- the CANT1 gene encoding soluble calcium-activated nucleotidase 1 — protein sequence MPVQPYDHLEWNDSMHSLRITVGGLPVLASMTKAADPRFRLRWKAIVVSSLCFGIVLLLLCFHRSSTGRPIQPNVHNRRLNQFFSDRYNDTYPLSPSQKTPNGVRYRIAVIADLDTESRAKKENTWFSYLKKGYLTLSESGDRVTVEWDKEDGILESHLAEKGRGMELSELIVFNGKLYSVDDRTGVVYQIEGTKTVPWVILSDGDGTVGKGFKAEWLAVKDEHLYVGGLGKEWTTTTGEVMNENPEWVKVIGYKGNVYHENWVSNYNALRDAAGIRPPGYLIHESACWSDTLQRWFFLPRRASHERYNEKEDEHRGTNLLLRSAQDFGDISVSHIGEVTPTHGFSSFKFIPNTDDQIIVALKSEEDNGKIATYIMAFTLDGHFLLPETRIGNVKYEGIEFI from the exons ATGCCCGTCCAACCCTATGACCACTTGGAATGGAATGATTCTATGCACTCCCTTCGGATAACTGTGGGTGGACTTCCCGTCCTTGCGTCCATGACCAAAGCTGCTGACCCCCGCTTTCGACTTCGCTGGAAGGCAATTGTAGTATCTTCACTGTGCTTTGGTATTGTACTTTTGCTGCTGTGCTTCCACCGTTCATCCACGGGAAGACCAATCCAACCCAATGTTCACAACCGGAGGCTTAATCAGTTTTTTAGTGACCGCTACAATGATACCTATCCTCTGTCACCATCCCAGAAGACTCCCAATGGAGTTCGATACCGAATTGCAGTTATCGCTGACTTGGACACTGAATCCAGGGCCAAAAAGGAAAATACCTGGTTCAGTTACCTGAAAAAGGGCTACTTGACCTTGTCAGAGAGTGGAGACAGAGTGACTGTGGAGTGGGATAAAGAGGATGGCATCCTGGAATCCCACTTGGCTGAAAAAGGAAGGGGCATGGAACTCTCAGAGCTCATTGTTTTCAATGGGAAGCTCTACTCAGTGGATGATAGAACTGGGGTGGTCTACCAGATTGAAGGCACTAAGACAGTGCCTTGGGTGATCCTGTCAGATGGAGATGGTACAGTGGGAAAAG GTTTTAAAGCTGAATGGCTAGCTGTGAAAGATGAGCATCTGTATGTTGGAGGCCTGGGCAAGGAATGGACCACTACTACTGGTGAAGTGATGAATGAAAACCCTGAGTGGGTAAAGGTGATTGGCTACAAAGGCAATGTATATCATGAAAACTGGGTGTCTAACTACAACGCTTTGAGAGATGCAGCTGGGATTCGCCCCCCAG GCTATCTAATTCATGAGTCAGCTTGTTGGAGTGACACACTACAGCGATGGTTTTTCTTGCCTCGTCGGGCCAGCCATGAACGTTATAATGAGAAGGAAGATGAGCACAGGGGTACCAACCTTCTCCTTCGATCTGCTCAAGATTTTGGAGACATCTCTGTGAGCCATATTGGGGAAGTAACCCCAACGCATGGcttctcttccttcaaattcATTCCTAACACAGATGACCAAATCATTGTGGCTCTGAAATCAGAAGAGGATAATGGCAAAATTGCTACTTACATCATGGCCTTCACTCTAGATGGACACTTCCTTCTCCCGGAGACCAGGATTGGGAATGTAAAATAtgaaggaatagaatttatttaa